Proteins encoded together in one Microcaecilia unicolor chromosome 3, aMicUni1.1, whole genome shotgun sequence window:
- the LOC115466113 gene encoding zinc finger protein 271-like produces the protein MSALVSDQVPVTFNDVAAYFWEVEWDVLGEWQKELYKNVIKEIHSLLMSRGYSIVNPDVIFKIKKEDEKYFTQHCEWERKEKTNDPSMGLPIVTSVFSMSIKQEEEDLAIMDLQQSETTQETHPTVTSTYSSDVVPDILIRFKEEGFRIEPSGCEERGNLPFASPYEDWCETDGLSYNHDPPVKILKIEEPFVWDQLEEGEEDTEAKSDDGFGNNSEKHIMWDGQLMEEWNQGDPSRVSPNPATECEGGIRSLTSASVEESVQLGERPDTCTEQDRNSNHCLNPVQPERLGEGERPFRSADTWGNVSTNSQSLDHQQTMQCGNRITEKSSHMSIQKNPTSDNNCASTEGEKEIPKKITLLPHKNLLMQKKPLKCTHCEKSFTCKADMESHIRIHSGGRQFQCAECGKKFTWQSNLIAHKKIHRGDRPFQCSECEKSFVYRSQLKIHQKFHKGEKPFKCSQCDKSFIHKSYLRQHERIHTGEKPFKCAECDKSFIHKSYLRQHERIHTGDKPFKCSQCDKCFNQKGNLRQHERIHTGEKPFKCSQCDKCFSQMCNMRQHERIHRTELEKRVRVHTVGKQFQCTECEKKFTWKSNLIAHKKIHRGDRPFKCTECEKCFIYRSQLKIHLKFHKGEKPFKCSQCDKSFIHKSYLRQHERIHMGEKPFKCSECDKSFIHKSYLKQHERIHRGEKPFKCSECDKSFIHKSYLRQHERIHMGEKPFKCSQCDKSFIHKSYLRQHERMHMGEKPFSCSVCDKSFIHKSYLRQHERIHLGEKPFKCSECDKSFIHKSYLRQHERIHLGEKPFKCSECDKSFIHKSYLRQHERIHTGDKPFKCSECDKCFNQKGNLRQHERIHTGEKPFKCSECEKCFSQMCNLRQHERIHRVELESHGSIHSEEIQFQ, from the exons GTACCGGTCACGTTCAATGACgtcgctgcttatttctgggaagtGGAGTGGGATgttctgggagaatggcagaaggagctgtacaagaacGTCATCAAGGAAATTCACAGCCTCCTGATGTCACGGG GTTATTCcattgttaatcctgatgttatattcaagattaaaaaggaagatgagaaatatttcactcaacactGTGaatgggagagaaaagaaaaaacaaatgaccCTTCCATGG GCCTTCCGATTGTAACATCTGTGTTCTCCATGAGCATCAAACAAGAGGAAGAAGACCTCGCCATCATGGATCTCCAACAGTCAGAGACAACGCAAGAGACTCACCCTACTGTCACAAGCACGT ATTCCTCCGATGTCGTACCAGACATTTTAATCCGCTTTAAGGAAGAGGGTTTTAGAATTGAGCCCTCAGGATGTGAGGAAAGAGGAAACCTGCCCTTTGCGAGTCCTTATGAGGATTGGTGTGAAACAG ACGGTCTGAGTTACAACCACGATCCCCCAGTAAAGATCCTGAAAATTGAAGAGCCGTTCGTCTGGGACCAgctggaggaaggagaggaggataCCGAAGCCAAGAGCG ATGATGGATTTGGGAATAATAGTGAGAAACATATAATGTGGGATGGACAACTGATGGAGGAATGGAACCAGGGAGatccctccagagtcagcccaaatCCTGCAACAGAGTGTGAAGGAGGTATCAGGAGTTTAACATCGGCCAGCGTGGAAGAGAGTGTCCAATTAGGAGAAAGACCAGACACATGCACGGAACAAGACAGAAATTCCAACCACTGCCTAAATCCTGTACAGCCTGAGAGGcttggagaaggagagagaccattTCGAAGTGCTGATACTTGGGGAAACGTCAGCACAAATTCACAATCTCTTGATCACCAACAGACGATGCAGTGTGGGAACAGGATAACTGAAAAATCAAGTCACATGTCTATCCAAAAAAATCCTACGAGTGACAATAATTGTGCAAGTACTGAAGGTGAGAAAGAAATTCCTAAGAAAATAACTCTTTTGCCACATAAAAATCTTCTTATGCAAAAAAAGCCCTTAAAATGTACTCATTGTGAAAAGTCATTTACCTGCAAAGCAGACATGGAAAGTCATATCAGAATTCACTCAGGGGGAAGACAGTTTCAGTGTGCTGAATGTGGAAAGAAATTTACATGGCAATCAAACCTCATCGCGCATAAAAAAATTCACAGAGGAGACAGACCTTTTCAGTGTTCTGAATGTGAAAAATCTTTTGTATACAGATCTCAGCTTAAAATTCATCAGAAATTTCACAAAGGggagaagccatttaaatgttcacagtgtgataaaagcttcattcATAAATCTTACCTAAGACAGCATGAAAGGATTCACACCGGTGAGAAACCATTTAAGTGTGCAGAATGTGACaaaagctttattcataaatcCTATCTGAGACAGCATGAAAGGATACACACGGGGgataaaccatttaaatgttctcagtgtgataaatgttttaatCAGAAAGGTAACTTGAGACAGCATGAAAGGATCCATACAGgggaaaaaccatttaaatgttctcagTGTGATAAATGTTTTAGTCAGATGTGCAACATGAGACAGCATGAAAGGATTCACCGAACTGAATTGGAAAAACGTGTAAGAGTTCACACAGTAGGAAAACAGTTTCAGTGTACCGAGTGTGAGAAAAAGTTTACGTGGAAGTCAAACCTCATAGCACATAAAAAAATTCACAGAGGAGACAGACCTTTTAAGTGTactgaatgtgaaaaatgttttatttataggTCACAGCTTAAAATACATCTAAAATTTCATaaaggagaaaaaccatttaagtgttcacaatgtgataaaagctttattcataaatcCTATTTGAGACAGCATGAGAGAATTCACATGGgtgaaaaaccatttaaatgttcagaatgtgataaaagctttattcataaatcTTATTTGAAACagcatgaaagaatccacagGGGCGAAAAACcgtttaaatgttcagaatgtgataaaagctttattcataaatcTTATTTGAGACagcatgaaagaatccacatGGGGGAGAAACCGTTTAAATGTTCACAATGTGATAAGAGCTTCATTCATAAATCGTATCTGAGACAGCATGaaagaatgcacatgggagagAAACCGTTCAGTTGTTCGgtatgtgataaaagcttcattcATAAATCTTACTTGAGACAGCATGAAAGAATTCACCTGGGAGAAAAACCGTTCAAATGTTCTGAGTGTGACAAGAGCTTCATCCATAAGTCATACCTGAGACAGCATGAAAGAATTCACTtgggagaaaaaccatttaaatgttcagaatgtgataaaagcttcattcATAAATCCTATTTAAGACAACATGAAAGGATTCATACTGGAgataaaccatttaaatgttcagaatgtgataagtgTTTTAATCAGAAAGGCAACCTGAGGCAGCATGAAAGGATTCATACGGGAGAGAAGCCAttcaaatgttctgaatgtgaaaaatgtttcaGTCAGATGTGTAACCTGAGACAACATGAAAGGATCCACAGAGTTGAGCTGGAAAGTCATGGAAGTATTCACTCAGAGGAAATTCAGTTTCAGTGA